The Anaerolineae bacterium genomic sequence GGCTAATGAGCCAGTTGGGCATTCCGGCCCCCGGCAAAATTTCGGGCACGGTGTATTATTTGGCCCCGGAAGTTATTGTAGGGGGCGTTATTGATGAAAGCACCGACCTTTATTCCCTGGGCGTGATTGGTTACGAACTTTTGACCGGCGCCCGGCCTTTCACTGGCAACAGCGCAGAAATCTTACAAGGTCATCTCAAACAAAACCCGCCTGCCCCCATGACCCTTCGCCCCGATGTTCCCCCCTCTCTAAATAGCCTGGTGTTGAAACTGTTGGCCAAAGACAAACAGCAGCGTTATCGGAACAGCGCCGCTGTTTTGGAGGATTTACAGCTCATTAGCGGTAAGGGTGGGCTGATTGAAACAACGGGCCAAAAATATGGTTACTTATATAGCCGTAAATTAGTGGGTCGCACCAAAGAAATTGAATATTACCAAAAATGTCTCCGGCAATTAAACCAGGGCCAAAGTACCTCCTTATTTATTGGCGCGCCGGCCGGAATGGGTAAAACAAGATTGCTCAATGAGATGAGAACCCTGGCCGAACTGGAGGGAGTGTCGCCGCTCTATCTCGGTGGCCAGCGGGCGGATGACCGCGTTTATGGTTGGACGGCCGGGTTGTTGCGGCAATTAGCCTCGCTTTCAACAGAACAAGAAATCCGCCAGTATGGTCAGGCCCTGGCCCGGGTTTCCGGTGAACTTCAGGGACCTGCGCCGGGTAATGGTAATGGCCAGCCGCTTTCTGACGAAAAAATCGTGGTGGCTGTGATCGCCTGGTTTGGGGCTGTTACTCAAAGAACACCCCTTATCTTGTTTCTTGACAACCTGCACTGGCTGGATTTAAAAAGCGGGCGGGTTTTGAACGAGTTGATTCGTAACCAAAACAAGCTCAGGATAGCCGTTGTTGGCGCTTTCAGAAATGACGAAGTGGAGAAAACATCGCCGCTCTGGCACACGCTTGAAGAAGGGTTGACCGAGTATCTGGAGTTGGCCCCCTTAACCGAACCCCTGGCCCGCACTTTGCTGGAGCAACTCCTTTATCCAACGGCCATCTCCGCCGAATTTTCAACCTATATTTTCAACAACAGCGGCGGCAATGTTTTTGATGTATTGGAACTTTTACGGTATATGATTACCGCAGGACACCTGACCAAATCAGGCGGCCAATGGCAGGAGCCGGTGAATCTTGACACCCTTTCGCTGCCTAAAACGTTGGCCGATCGGTTGGCGCGCCGCCTGGATAAGCTGAGTGACGAGGCCAGCTTACTGGCCGACGCAGCCTCTATCCTGGGTGACGAACTGAATCTGGAAAGCTGGCAGGCTGTTTCAAGTTATGCCGAGGACACCTTTTTCCGGGCTATTGATGATTTGCTGGCGCAGCAAATTGTGATCAAAACCAACGGCGATTATCAATTTGGGCACGACCGTATCCGGCACATCCTGTACAAAAACTTGTCAAAAGCACAGAAAAAGGATTATCATTTACGGGCGGCCAAGTTTTTTGAGGAGAAATTGCCGGAAAGCCAGCGCCGGCTTGTGCCTACCATTGCCCGGCATTTTGTGGCGGCGGAGTCCGGGGTTCAAGCAATTGACTATTCCCTGCAAACCGCCCGGGCCGCCGAGCAGAATGGAGCGGAATGGGAAGCCTTTGCCCATTACCAAAACGCTGCCCGTTTTTTGGAAACAGAGCCTACTTACCCAAACCGGCACGTCCTGTTATTGGAGATTTACGAAAAGGCTGCCCAATTCAGCAGCGCCGCCTGGATTGACGCGGCTACCTGCCTTAAATGGTTGCAACAGGCCATTGAATTTTATGCCCAAGAGCAGAACAGAGAGAAGGTATTTGACCTATCCCTGGCTTATATTGTTACCTGCGCCATTACCAGCAACTACCAGGCGGCTCGTTACAAAATTGCGGCAGTGCTTCAGACTGGGCAGGTGGCCGCCGGGACAACGGCCTGGGCTATTTTGCATGGCGCAGGTGTTTGCCTGGTGGATTGGTACCAGGGTTATCAAAATGATTGTTTGGCGCATGCCGTGGCGGCCATTGATATTTTTGAAGCGCAACTGGAAACACTGCCGGCAGAGGTGTGGCCGGCCTATTCCTGGGCCTTGTTCTGGCGCGATAAAGCCAGGGCTTACCTGGGCCAGCCCATTGACATGGCCAATATCGAAAAAATCCACCAATTGATGGTTGAAGGCAAATCGGACCAGACCATTTACTGGCATACCTTAACCGCAGTGGGGGCCAGGGCCGCTTTTACCGGCCGCTGGGCCGATTTGCTGGCCTGGAAACAATTGGCTTCCCAATTATCCCGGGAAATGGGCAAAATCTACTGGTTTGAGTGTTGGATTTCTCATTCTTACCTCTACGGCGCGCTTCAACATGGCGAATTGGCCCAATTAAAAAACCATATCGAAAGAGTCCGGGCCAGTCCCGACCCCTATCAGGTGCGTTTGGCTTATCTATTCCAGGGCCGGTTAGACCTGATCCAGGGCCAGTACCAGGCCGCCGAAAAAAGCTTTCAACAGTTCCTCTGGTTGGAGGAAGAGAGCCAGGATAATTCTTACCTGGAAGGGTTTATTTACCTGGCCAAAACATACCTGGCCACCGGCCAGCTCGACCAGGCCGGGAGGTATATTGAGCAGGGCGTGCCGTTAGCCGTCGCCGGAAATTATGAAAACCCCTTGTACCAACTTCAAATTTGGCTATTAAAGGCTGAATGGGCCATGGCCAAAGCCAATTATATCCAGGCAACCCAATACCTGGCCCTCAGTTTGGTGCTGGCCGAGTGGCTGGATAACCCTATCCAGACCGCTTTTATTCAGAAGATGTGGGGCGAGTTATGCCTTCGGCAAAAGGATTTTGAGCAGGCCAGGCAGCGGTTAGGCCAGGCCAGCGCTATTTTTCTATCGCTGGATAATAAATATCAGGCCGGACAGGTGGTCAAAATTCTGGAGTCTTTGCCCCACCCGCCCTCCCTGGCTCCCAAACCGGCCAAAACTCTAGACAACCGTCAATTTACTGAAACCGGCTCAGAAGAAGGAAGCGATATCCGGTT encodes the following:
- a CDS encoding protein kinase; this translates as MKNSSVSRFGRRYTESEEIGAGGGGRVYKAYDTVRAEYVAVKELSRRHVDSSAAVLRFKNEFRIMSEFQHPNMVRVFEFGLSHDNIPFMTMEFVPGHNLSALANPSVKQVVDILSQVCQTLAVIHSRLYAHRDLKPSNIKLLDDGSIKLLDYGLMSQLGIPAPGKISGTVYYLAPEVIVGGVIDESTDLYSLGVIGYELLTGARPFTGNSAEILQGHLKQNPPAPMTLRPDVPPSLNSLVLKLLAKDKQQRYRNSAAVLEDLQLISGKGGLIETTGQKYGYLYSRKLVGRTKEIEYYQKCLRQLNQGQSTSLFIGAPAGMGKTRLLNEMRTLAELEGVSPLYLGGQRADDRVYGWTAGLLRQLASLSTEQEIRQYGQALARVSGELQGPAPGNGNGQPLSDEKIVVAVIAWFGAVTQRTPLILFLDNLHWLDLKSGRVLNELIRNQNKLRIAVVGAFRNDEVEKTSPLWHTLEEGLTEYLELAPLTEPLARTLLEQLLYPTAISAEFSTYIFNNSGGNVFDVLELLRYMITAGHLTKSGGQWQEPVNLDTLSLPKTLADRLARRLDKLSDEASLLADAASILGDELNLESWQAVSSYAEDTFFRAIDDLLAQQIVIKTNGDYQFGHDRIRHILYKNLSKAQKKDYHLRAAKFFEEKLPESQRRLVPTIARHFVAAESGVQAIDYSLQTARAAEQNGAEWEAFAHYQNAARFLETEPTYPNRHVLLLEIYEKAAQFSSAAWIDAATCLKWLQQAIEFYAQEQNREKVFDLSLAYIVTCAITSNYQAARYKIAAVLQTGQVAAGTTAWAILHGAGVCLVDWYQGYQNDCLAHAVAAIDIFEAQLETLPAEVWPAYSWALFWRDKARAYLGQPIDMANIEKIHQLMVEGKSDQTIYWHTLTAVGARAAFTGRWADLLAWKQLASQLSREMGKIYWFECWISHSYLYGALQHGELAQLKNHIERVRASPDPYQVRLAYLFQGRLDLIQGQYQAAEKSFQQFLWLEEESQDNSYLEGFIYLAKTYLATGQLDQAGRYIEQGVPLAVAGNYENPLYQLQIWLLKAEWAMAKANYIQATQYLALSLVLAEWLDNPIQTAFIQKMWGELCLRQKDFEQARQRLGQASAIFLSLDNKYQAGQVVKILESLPHPPSLAPKPAKTLDNRQFTETGSEEGSDIRLEDKVMAKLKELARKTQPKATSKPLEETDTEI